One part of the Paenibacillus silvisoli genome encodes these proteins:
- a CDS encoding EcsC family protein, translating to MTNSETTEFLKTELKQIQHWENDQKDLFFWEKLGRLPFVLLDRITPKFIQNKIGTALDELGSYIQSGGRYLISKEQMYRKFFPDASRNEEPDLERIGQLPLTTQDKMADHIMETSSNSATVQGATTGFGGIFTLAIDIPLLLGISLKALQEIAISYGYDPTEQSERIFIVKCLQFSSADIVGKKAILEDLASFHSGEKSSQVMSQLQGWREVMMTYRDNFGWKKLFQMIPIAGMLFGAYLNRSTLKDVSETGKMMYRKRRILEKLNEANESEKGPLE from the coding sequence ATGACGAATAGCGAAACGACAGAATTTTTAAAGACGGAATTAAAACAGATCCAACATTGGGAAAACGATCAGAAGGATCTGTTTTTCTGGGAGAAGCTCGGGAGGCTGCCGTTTGTCCTGTTGGATCGAATTACGCCGAAGTTCATTCAAAACAAAATCGGAACGGCGTTAGACGAGCTCGGCAGCTACATCCAGAGCGGCGGGCGTTATTTGATCAGCAAGGAGCAGATGTACCGCAAGTTTTTCCCGGATGCGAGCCGGAATGAAGAGCCGGACTTGGAACGGATCGGACAGCTCCCGCTTACCACTCAAGATAAAATGGCCGATCATATCATGGAGACCAGCAGCAATTCGGCGACGGTGCAAGGCGCAACGACGGGGTTCGGCGGTATATTCACGCTTGCGATCGATATCCCGCTCTTGCTTGGCATCTCGCTTAAAGCGCTGCAGGAAATCGCGATCAGCTACGGATACGACCCGACCGAGCAATCGGAGCGGATCTTTATCGTCAAATGCCTGCAGTTTTCATCCGCGGACATCGTCGGCAAGAAAGCGATTCTGGAGGATCTCGCCTCCTTCCATTCCGGGGAGAAAAGCAGCCAGGTCATGTCGCAGCTGCAGGGCTGGCGCGAGGTGATGATGACCTACCGGGACAACTTCGGCTGGAAGAAGCTGTTTCAAATGATTCCGATCGCGGGCATGCTGTTCGGTGCCTACTTGAATCGTTCTACGCTAAAGGATGTTTCCGAAACCGGTAAAATGATGTATCGAAAACGCAGAATTTTGGAGAAATTGAACGAAGCGAATGAGAGCGAGAAGGGGCCGCTGGAATGA
- a CDS encoding iron chaperone, whose product MDVFEEYLARIENPEHKARTEEVLSWVAQTFPKLAPKIGWNQPMFTDHDTYIIGFSISKKHLAVAPEAAGMIHIADEIKQSGYDHTSLLVRIPWNRPVDYELLAKMIDFNIWDKAACTTFWRK is encoded by the coding sequence ATGGACGTATTTGAGGAATATTTAGCACGAATCGAAAATCCGGAGCACAAGGCAAGAACGGAAGAAGTGCTAAGCTGGGTTGCGCAGACGTTCCCGAAGCTTGCTCCGAAGATCGGCTGGAACCAGCCGATGTTTACCGATCACGATACGTACATTATCGGCTTCAGCATATCCAAGAAGCATTTGGCCGTAGCGCCGGAAGCCGCAGGGATGATTCATATCGCGGATGAGATCAAGCAGTCCGGCTATGATCATACCAGCCTGCTGGTGCGCATCCCGTGGAACCGTCCGGTCGATTACGAATTGCTCGCCAAGATGATCGATTTCAACATTTGGGATAAAGCGGCCTGCACGACATTTTGGCGGAAATAA
- a CDS encoding aminoglycoside phosphotransferase family protein, producing MIEIPHPFIDRMRELHGEQAVEWTKALPALIADCASRFDFSPVAPFENLSYNFVLRTKLRDGELAVLKASFMKEELAREVHALRAYEGRGSITVLDADEEWGVALLEGVMPGTPLSVIEEDALATETFCDVFRRLHLPAPAGQQFPSMKEHFAAIERYRERFDHPHEAAPLPESWVENAEECLAYLISTTGEDVLLHGDLHHDNILRQGENQWAVIDPKGVIGDIHFDTIQYLLNYEDRGGDCEQLLRSRIAIMTERLGLDARRIAMWGVARGVLEACWTIEDGGSDWNRGIEITERFAKLLD from the coding sequence ATGATAGAAATTCCGCATCCTTTTATTGATCGAATGCGCGAGCTCCATGGCGAGCAAGCCGTCGAGTGGACAAAGGCGCTGCCAGCCTTGATTGCTGACTGTGCCAGTCGCTTTGACTTTAGTCCGGTCGCGCCGTTCGAGAATTTATCCTATAATTTCGTGCTCCGTACGAAGCTGCGCGACGGGGAGCTTGCCGTCCTCAAAGCATCCTTTATGAAGGAAGAGCTCGCTAGGGAAGTTCATGCGCTTCGAGCTTATGAAGGTCGCGGGTCGATTACAGTGCTTGACGCGGATGAAGAATGGGGCGTTGCTCTATTGGAAGGGGTAATGCCCGGAACGCCTTTGTCGGTCATTGAAGAGGATGCGCTAGCGACCGAGACTTTTTGCGACGTATTTCGTCGGCTGCATCTGCCGGCACCGGCCGGTCAGCAGTTCCCGTCCATGAAGGAGCATTTCGCAGCGATTGAGCGGTACCGCGAACGATTCGATCATCCGCACGAAGCAGCTCCGCTGCCTGAAAGCTGGGTTGAAAACGCAGAAGAATGTTTAGCGTACCTTATTTCGACCACCGGTGAGGATGTATTGCTCCATGGGGATCTGCATCATGATAACATCCTCCGCCAAGGCGAGAATCAATGGGCTGTCATTGATCCGAAGGGCGTCATCGGCGACATCCATTTCGATACGATCCAATATCTGCTCAATTACGAGGATCGGGGCGGTGACTGTGAGCAGCTATTGCGCAGCCGAATCGCGATTATGACTGAAAGACTCGGATTGGATGCTCGCCGGATCGCAATGTGGGGCGTGGCTCGCGGTGTGCTGGAAGCGTGCTGGACGATAGAAGATGGCGGATCGGACTGGAACAGAGGGATCGAGATTACGGAGCGATTCGCCAAGCTGCTGGATTGA
- a CDS encoding DsrE/DsrF/DrsH-like family protein, which yields MSKKVLIVGGVAGGASAAARLRRLNEAAHIVMFERDDYISFANCGLPYYIGDTIQDRSKLLVQTPEAMTKRFHIDVRTQSEVIQINPQTKTVHVRSKERGIYLESYDNLILSPGAKPIRPSLPGIDSAKIHTLRNMADTDRIKKRVTTAQTKSAVVIGGGFIGVEMAENLKEIGLDVTVVQSGTQLLNPFDAEMSHLLAKELEQNGVRLIFSNSAQSFVDVNEQIAVKLASGAVLVTDIVILAIGVQPDTAFLKDSGLALTPKGHIIVNDKLETNLEGVFAVGDAVEVTDYIHGNKTAIPLAGPANKQGRIAADNISGLGTTYRGTQGTTIIKVFGLTGATTGSNEKTLKQLGIPYHVTYVHPSSHATYYPGATPLTMKLLFDTGGTVLGAQAVGFDGVDKRIDDIATVIHFGGTVSDLTELELSYAPPFSSAKDPVNMAGYTAENILAGRTKVFVPQDLEAVDAATITLVDVRSEIEHNNGHIPGSLLIPVDELRSRLSELDDSKEIWVYCQVGLRGYTASRILQQKGYKVRNLTGGYKTYKMFANFPSSGGGTHRTAPITESRKEVAAATVTEPMNDAQHDYFVLDACGLSCPGPLIEVKQRMDQLTEGQQLRVTASDPGFYEDIQAWAAMSRNQLVRVGKTAGGMIEAYLRKGVADAAALEETPAARPEGSSMIVFSGDLDKAIASFIIANGAAASGKKVTMFFTFWGLNVIRKPEKVAVAKNVVGRMFGAMMPRGSQKLSLSRMNMLGIGTKMIRGVMKGHNISSLEQLMEAAIRQGVEVVACQMSMDVMGIKKEELIAGAKIGGVGYYLGKADQSGINLFI from the coding sequence ATGAGTAAAAAAGTATTGATCGTAGGCGGTGTTGCCGGAGGCGCATCCGCTGCAGCCCGGCTTCGCCGGTTGAACGAAGCCGCGCATATCGTCATGTTCGAGCGCGACGACTATATTTCGTTTGCCAATTGCGGGTTGCCCTACTACATCGGCGATACGATCCAAGATCGGTCGAAGCTGCTCGTTCAAACGCCGGAAGCAATGACGAAGCGATTTCATATCGATGTTCGGACGCAAAGCGAAGTCATTCAAATTAACCCGCAAACGAAAACGGTTCATGTGCGCAGCAAAGAACGCGGCATTTACTTGGAAAGCTACGACAATCTTATTCTTTCGCCGGGAGCGAAACCTATTCGCCCCTCCTTGCCCGGCATCGACAGCGCCAAGATTCACACCTTGCGCAATATGGCGGATACCGACCGGATTAAGAAGCGGGTGACAACTGCGCAAACAAAGTCGGCCGTCGTAATCGGCGGCGGGTTCATTGGCGTGGAAATGGCGGAAAATCTGAAAGAAATCGGCCTTGACGTCACGGTCGTTCAATCCGGAACGCAGCTGCTTAACCCATTCGATGCCGAGATGTCCCACCTTCTCGCCAAGGAACTGGAGCAGAACGGCGTACGGCTCATCTTCTCGAACAGCGCGCAATCGTTTGTTGATGTCAACGAGCAGATCGCGGTTAAGCTGGCGAGCGGCGCGGTACTCGTAACGGATATCGTGATTTTGGCGATTGGCGTGCAGCCGGATACCGCTTTTCTTAAAGACAGCGGTTTGGCGCTCACGCCGAAAGGACATATTATCGTTAACGATAAGCTGGAAACGAATCTCGAAGGCGTATTTGCCGTCGGCGATGCGGTTGAAGTTACCGATTACATTCATGGAAACAAAACTGCGATTCCGCTGGCCGGACCTGCGAACAAACAAGGACGAATCGCTGCGGATAATATCAGCGGCCTGGGAACCACGTATCGAGGGACGCAAGGAACGACGATCATTAAAGTGTTCGGTCTAACTGGGGCGACTACCGGCAGCAATGAAAAGACGTTGAAGCAGCTTGGCATTCCGTATCATGTGACTTATGTGCATCCAAGCTCGCACGCGACCTATTATCCGGGCGCAACGCCGCTCACAATGAAGCTTCTTTTTGATACAGGCGGCACTGTACTAGGTGCTCAAGCTGTCGGCTTCGACGGTGTAGATAAACGTATCGACGATATCGCAACGGTCATTCATTTCGGCGGAACCGTGAGCGACCTGACCGAGCTGGAGCTTTCTTATGCGCCGCCGTTCTCGTCTGCGAAGGACCCGGTTAATATGGCTGGCTATACGGCCGAAAATATTCTTGCAGGCAGAACAAAGGTTTTTGTTCCGCAAGATTTGGAAGCCGTTGATGCAGCGACCATCACGCTTGTGGATGTGCGTTCCGAGATCGAGCACAACAACGGTCACATTCCAGGCTCCCTCCTCATCCCGGTTGATGAGCTTCGCAGCCGTTTGAGCGAGCTGGACGACAGCAAAGAGATTTGGGTCTATTGCCAGGTCGGGTTGAGAGGATACACGGCGTCCCGGATTTTGCAGCAGAAAGGGTATAAGGTTCGAAATTTGACCGGCGGATATAAGACGTACAAAATGTTCGCCAATTTCCCTTCATCCGGCGGCGGAACACATCGAACAGCTCCGATCACCGAATCCCGTAAGGAAGTCGCGGCGGCGACGGTTACCGAACCGATGAATGATGCACAGCACGATTACTTCGTTCTGGATGCTTGCGGTCTATCCTGCCCAGGCCCGCTCATCGAAGTGAAGCAGAGAATGGATCAGTTAACGGAGGGTCAGCAGCTTCGGGTTACCGCTTCCGATCCCGGGTTCTATGAAGATATTCAAGCGTGGGCAGCGATGTCGCGAAATCAGTTGGTCCGGGTCGGCAAAACGGCCGGCGGCATGATCGAAGCTTATTTGCGAAAAGGCGTTGCAGATGCTGCGGCGCTCGAGGAAACACCGGCGGCGCGTCCGGAAGGCAGTTCCATGATTGTCTTTAGCGGCGATCTAGACAAAGCCATCGCATCGTTCATTATAGCCAACGGCGCGGCAGCGAGCGGTAAAAAAGTGACCATGTTCTTTACCTTCTGGGGATTGAACGTCATCCGGAAGCCGGAAAAAGTCGCCGTTGCGAAAAACGTCGTCGGCCGCATGTTCGGAGCCATGATGCCTCGCGGCAGCCAAAAGCTCTCCCTTTCGCGAATGAATATGCTTGGCATCGGCACCAAAATGATTCGCGGCGTCATGAAAGGCCATAATATTTCGTCATTGGAGCAATTAATGGAAGCGGCGATTCGGCAAGGCGTTGAGGTGGTCGCTTGCCAGATGTCCATGGATGTCATGGGCATTAAGAAAGAAGAACTCATCGCGGGGGCCAAAATCGGAGGCGTTGGCTATTATCTCGGCAAAGCCGACCAATCGGGCATCAATCTATTTATATAA
- a CDS encoding ArsR/SmtB family transcription factor: protein MDADFKPFQEAADLLKALAHPVRLCIVQGLLQKGSCNVGYMQECLNLPQSTVSQHLQKLRHFGIVATDRNGLEVNYMIADDRVKQIIQIFFGE, encoded by the coding sequence ATGGACGCCGATTTCAAACCATTCCAAGAAGCCGCTGATTTATTGAAAGCGTTGGCTCATCCGGTACGTCTTTGTATCGTCCAAGGCCTTCTTCAAAAGGGCTCCTGCAACGTCGGGTATATGCAGGAATGTCTGAATTTGCCTCAATCCACCGTCTCGCAGCATTTACAGAAGCTTCGCCATTTCGGCATCGTCGCAACGGACCGCAACGGGCTGGAAGTCAATTACATGATTGCGGATGATCGAGTGAAACAAATCATCCAGATTTTCTTCGGGGAGTGA
- a CDS encoding NUDIX hydrolase, translated as MGYIMDLRKTVGSRPLIMAGACVLIFNHEGQLLLQRRTDSNDWGTVGGSLEIGESLEEAAARELYEEAGLNAGFFKFITVLSGKDMYYKYPNGDEIYNVMAIYEANDLQGEPRVNDDESYELKYFSLDEPIEHINPFTEHYLRKAGYIRKW; from the coding sequence ATGGGATACATAATGGACTTAAGGAAAACGGTTGGTTCAAGACCATTGATTATGGCAGGCGCGTGCGTGCTAATATTCAATCATGAAGGGCAATTACTGCTGCAGCGTAGAACGGATAGCAACGATTGGGGCACCGTCGGGGGCTCGTTGGAAATAGGAGAATCGTTGGAGGAAGCGGCTGCAAGAGAGCTCTATGAAGAAGCGGGGCTGAACGCGGGATTCTTCAAATTTATTACGGTACTGTCGGGGAAGGATATGTATTATAAGTATCCGAACGGCGATGAAATTTATAATGTGATGGCTATCTATGAAGCTAATGATTTGCAAGGTGAACCGAGAGTGAACGATGATGAAAGTTATGAGCTGAAGTATTTCTCGTTAGATGAGCCGATTGAACATATAAACCCGTTTACGGAGCACTACCTTCGGAAAGCAGGATACATACGAAAGTGGTAG
- a CDS encoding class I SAM-dependent methyltransferase — MSFSHYGELCTEVYDLTKKIGQSLGGDIEYYRDKLMSCKGRILEAMVGSGRVIIPLLESGLLVDGVDYSPQMLASCRRRCEERGFRPDLYEANLQELSLPHQYEVIFITGGSFLLIEKREESLQVLQRLYDHLEPGGRLMLDLFLPDNKYNSSDIGRWGGTGTFELPNGDIITLEGKCVEADLFFNQSRVDYLKYEKWRNGALIQTELQRFALRWYGVEEFTYILERIGFSQVTVSADFEDGKHPSSVSRNFVYEAVK, encoded by the coding sequence ATGTCTTTCAGCCATTATGGAGAATTATGTACGGAAGTTTATGACCTAACGAAGAAAATCGGACAATCGTTAGGCGGCGATATCGAGTATTACCGTGATAAGCTCATGTCCTGCAAAGGTCGCATTTTGGAAGCCATGGTCGGCTCAGGACGAGTGATCATTCCGCTTCTCGAGTCCGGACTCTTAGTGGACGGAGTCGACTATTCCCCGCAAATGCTTGCCTCTTGCCGGAGACGGTGCGAGGAGCGAGGTTTTCGTCCCGATTTATATGAGGCGAATCTGCAGGAGCTTTCTTTGCCGCATCAATACGAGGTGATCTTCATTACAGGGGGATCGTTCTTGCTAATCGAAAAGCGGGAAGAGTCGCTGCAGGTGCTGCAACGGTTGTATGATCATTTGGAGCCTGGCGGGCGGCTGATGCTCGATCTGTTCTTGCCGGACAACAAATACAACAGCTCCGACATCGGGCGATGGGGCGGAACCGGGACTTTCGAATTGCCTAACGGCGACATCATTACGTTAGAAGGCAAATGCGTGGAAGCCGATTTATTTTTCAACCAATCCCGCGTCGATTATTTGAAGTATGAGAAGTGGCGCAACGGCGCGTTGATTCAAACCGAGCTTCAGCGTTTCGCCCTGCGTTGGTACGGCGTCGAGGAGTTCACATACATCCTGGAGCGGATCGGATTTTCGCAAGTCACCGTTAGCGCCGATTTCGAGGATGGGAAGCACCCTTCCAGCGTCAGTCGGAATTTCGTGTACGAAGCAGTCAAATAA
- a CDS encoding DUF6376 family protein encodes MRKLMLLLVVFSTMLLSACSLLEGANKTVEYVDQATTHVNYVANFAEQAPQMIKAAATDPEIKQKLEDQLLALKQEVEQFNLIEAPKLAKDIHQQLVDKNQALLQEIDKVVQNGHVALDQLQNSQLVTTITDITSLLNRIQQLGL; translated from the coding sequence ATGAGAAAATTAATGCTGCTGCTTGTCGTTTTTTCAACGATGCTGTTAAGTGCATGTTCCTTACTAGAAGGAGCGAATAAAACGGTCGAATACGTCGATCAAGCTACGACGCATGTCAATTACGTGGCGAACTTTGCAGAGCAAGCGCCGCAGATGATCAAAGCCGCCGCTACGGATCCTGAAATCAAGCAAAAGCTTGAAGACCAGCTACTGGCGTTAAAGCAAGAAGTCGAGCAATTTAATCTCATCGAAGCGCCGAAGCTTGCGAAGGATATCCATCAACAACTGGTCGATAAAAACCAAGCGCTGCTGCAGGAGATCGATAAAGTGGTGCAAAATGGCCATGTAGCGTTGGATCAACTGCAAAACTCGCAGCTTGTTACAACGATTACCGATATCACAAGCCTACTTAATCGCATACAGCAATTAGGTTTGTAA
- a CDS encoding SRPBCC family protein — translation MNPFQQAIRIQAPIDTVFALLADFQNIKRLHPLVVRVHVTRLEQPNTVRLDVKDRINMLGFIPIYTSYQSVAQVHKEEFRIRFETKASPNIRIQSEYNLRAEGEFTLVEEKASFTCPSYVERFAFQQFISSHHSMFAQLKAILEKGADAS, via the coding sequence GTGAATCCATTCCAGCAAGCCATTCGCATTCAAGCGCCGATTGATACGGTGTTTGCTCTCTTAGCTGATTTTCAGAACATTAAGCGGCTTCATCCTTTAGTCGTGCGGGTTCACGTGACCAGGCTGGAGCAGCCGAATACGGTCAGGCTCGACGTGAAGGATCGTATCAATATGCTGGGCTTCATTCCGATCTACACATCCTATCAATCCGTCGCTCAGGTTCACAAGGAAGAGTTCCGCATTCGATTTGAAACGAAAGCGTCCCCAAACATTCGCATTCAGAGCGAGTATAATCTTCGTGCGGAAGGGGAGTTCACGCTCGTTGAAGAGAAGGCGTCGTTTACGTGTCCGAGCTACGTGGAACGGTTTGCTTTTCAACAGTTCATATCTTCTCATCACAGCATGTTCGCACAGTTGAAGGCAATCCTGGAGAAAGGGGCTGACGCGTCATGA
- a CDS encoding phosphotransferase family protein, protein MKPQVTRAFILAAVEQDFGPITGWEAVAEGEESQAFAIRQGNDDFILRVNRSAEGFRKDDFCSRRFASTDLPIPEIVSIGMIDEDYSYCISRRAIGITLQDMPVKEMPAIAEPVMRALEALAAANVDGTVGYGPFDENGNGRFASWRDFIMNIANPSLYDWDALKAIVDEQRIAPYFQALDSFAPRCPEMRQLVHGDFGSNNVLTDAGRITGVIDWSEAMFGDPLYDVANLFFWRSWLDCMEAQAQYLEQQYYAALNAEALRCYQLRIGLDVIYHSAVEGDMEVLTWGLTRCDEIVAS, encoded by the coding sequence ATGAAGCCTCAAGTGACTAGAGCGTTCATCTTGGCAGCGGTCGAGCAAGATTTCGGCCCAATCACCGGATGGGAAGCTGTAGCCGAAGGGGAGGAGTCGCAAGCGTTCGCAATCCGTCAAGGCAACGACGATTTCATCCTTCGCGTGAATCGATCAGCGGAAGGTTTCCGCAAAGACGACTTCTGTTCTCGCCGTTTTGCGTCAACGGATTTGCCTATCCCGGAAATCGTTTCGATCGGAATGATCGACGAGGATTATTCGTACTGCATTTCCCGCCGCGCGATTGGCATTACATTGCAGGACATGCCGGTCAAGGAAATGCCGGCAATCGCGGAGCCTGTGATGCGGGCGTTGGAAGCGTTAGCGGCTGCGAATGTGGATGGAACCGTGGGATATGGGCCATTTGACGAAAACGGGAACGGTCGGTTTGCGAGCTGGCGTGATTTTATAATGAACATCGCAAATCCGAGCTTGTATGACTGGGACGCGCTGAAAGCGATCGTTGACGAGCAACGAATCGCGCCGTATTTTCAAGCGCTTGATTCGTTTGCGCCGCGGTGCCCCGAGATGCGCCAGCTTGTTCACGGCGATTTTGGATCGAACAACGTGCTGACCGATGCCGGCCGGATCACGGGCGTCATCGATTGGAGCGAGGCGATGTTCGGCGATCCGCTGTACGATGTGGCGAATCTCTTCTTCTGGCGTTCTTGGCTCGATTGCATGGAAGCGCAGGCTCAGTATTTGGAGCAGCAGTACTACGCTGCGCTGAATGCCGAAGCGTTGCGCTGCTATCAGCTTCGTATCGGGCTTGATGTCATTTATCATAGCGCTGTTGAAGGGGATATGGAGGTTCTCACGTGGGGGTTGACTCGATGCGACGAGATTGTCGCAAGCTAA
- a CDS encoding tyrosine-type recombinase/integrase, giving the protein MLNGYELEELYINELRAFQLWMKQAGYTSSTQREYRREACAYLQSLDGLSAQEAGKMHVIGFLVGKQEKTGDRTRNRSLSAIRSFYAALIDFELAKRNPATEVKKSKTEKNKQPVYLEEEDLVKSLTFVEGRYQNRNMAIFLLMGYCGLRVGEVHRLNLKDVKRAKGTIEVFGKGRKWNEIPVPDVLMSMLAEVERERIVPYREKEEAFFVSQKGKRLSIRQIQKLAEQTFAAFKLEHPELSDMKLSCHKLRHSFATMLLRNGVDIRIVKELLGHASIETTMIYTHVNDDQKKQAMSTINIPALV; this is encoded by the coding sequence ATGCTGAATGGCTATGAATTGGAAGAATTGTACATAAACGAGCTGCGAGCGTTCCAGCTTTGGATGAAGCAGGCCGGCTATACGTCCTCGACGCAGCGGGAATATCGGCGTGAGGCGTGCGCCTACCTGCAATCGCTTGACGGCCTGTCCGCGCAAGAGGCGGGTAAAATGCATGTGATCGGATTTCTGGTCGGCAAGCAGGAGAAAACCGGTGACCGGACACGGAATCGTTCGCTCTCAGCCATTCGATCCTTTTATGCGGCCCTGATCGATTTCGAGCTGGCTAAGCGTAACCCGGCAACGGAAGTAAAGAAGTCGAAGACAGAGAAGAACAAGCAGCCGGTCTATCTAGAGGAAGAGGACCTCGTGAAGAGCCTTACGTTCGTGGAGGGGCGTTACCAGAACCGCAATATGGCGATTTTCTTGCTGATGGGCTATTGCGGCTTGCGCGTCGGCGAGGTCCATCGTTTGAATCTGAAGGATGTAAAGCGTGCGAAAGGAACCATCGAGGTGTTCGGAAAAGGGAGGAAGTGGAACGAAATCCCGGTACCTGACGTATTGATGTCCATGCTGGCTGAGGTGGAACGCGAACGAATCGTTCCCTATCGGGAAAAGGAAGAGGCGTTCTTCGTTTCGCAGAAAGGAAAACGGCTGTCGATCCGGCAGATCCAGAAGCTCGCGGAGCAAACCTTCGCCGCATTTAAGCTGGAGCACCCGGAGTTGAGCGATATGAAGCTGTCCTGCCATAAGCTGCGACATTCGTTCGCTACGATGCTCCTTCGAAACGGCGTCGATATCCGCATTGTCAAAGAGCTGCTAGGCCATGCGTCCATCGAAACGACGATGATTTATACGCATGTAAACGACGATCAGAAGAAGCAGGCGATGTCGACGATCAATATACCGGCGTTGGTCTGA
- the yidC gene encoding membrane protein insertase YidC: MLNMYAQVGIFHQYVVSPFSWLIDHFATWFGGSFGLALIAITILVRLALMPFMIKQYKQQQLMRIKMTAMMPEINAIKEKYANSSDPDKQRKQTQETMAIYSKHKYNPLNLGCLPLLLQIPLLTGLYYAIRSNPEMASHNFLWFQLGSPDLILPFLAAGVYLIQALIAKSAMPQMDSMKGMGWMMYLSPVMMGIFSFTSPAALPLYWCIGGMILIGQSLLSRWLYPQSRIAALSESVSH; the protein is encoded by the coding sequence ATGTTAAATATGTACGCGCAAGTAGGAATATTTCATCAGTATGTTGTTTCGCCGTTCTCATGGCTGATCGATCATTTTGCGACGTGGTTCGGCGGCAGCTTCGGGCTGGCGTTGATCGCGATCACGATTCTGGTACGACTGGCGCTCATGCCGTTCATGATCAAGCAGTACAAGCAGCAGCAGCTAATGCGGATCAAAATGACGGCCATGATGCCGGAAATTAACGCCATTAAAGAAAAATATGCGAACAGCAGCGATCCGGATAAACAGCGCAAACAAACCCAAGAAACGATGGCGATCTACAGCAAGCACAAGTACAATCCGCTTAATTTAGGGTGCTTGCCGCTGTTGCTTCAGATCCCTCTGTTAACCGGTTTGTATTACGCGATCCGCTCCAACCCGGAAATGGCGTCGCACAATTTCCTCTGGTTCCAGCTGGGAAGTCCGGATCTCATCCTTCCGTTTCTGGCTGCCGGCGTCTATTTGATCCAAGCGCTGATTGCCAAATCCGCGATGCCGCAAATGGACAGCATGAAAGGGATGGGGTGGATGATGTACCTGTCGCCGGTCATGATGGGCATCTTCTCCTTCACGTCGCCTGCCGCGCTTCCGCTGTATTGGTGCATCGGCGGAATGATTTTGATCGGGCAATCGCTGCTTTCCAGATGGCTGTACCCGCAATCGCGAATCGCCGCACTAAGCGAATCCGTAAGTCATTAA